A segment of the Deltaproteobacteria bacterium genome:
ACATACGGATTGTCTACAAATTTACTTGAGAGCCTTCTTGAAAATCTCCGCGTTGGCCTGGATCAACTCGAACATGGTCTCCATTTCGGGCAGCCATTTGTCGCCGTAAATGGGCGCGGTCTTGGCCTTCATGCTCTTGAACGCCTTTTCGGTCTCGGGATCCTCGAGAGCGGCGCGAAAAGCCTTGATCAGCACCGCCATACGGTCCTTGGGCATTTTCGGCGGCGCGGCCACCACGCGGTTAGCCGCCAGCACGCTCAACTGGGGGAACCCGATCTCGCCCACGGTGGGCACGTCCGGGTAGTTGGGGTCGCGCTTCTTCAGGTAGACCCAGGTCGGCACCAGCGAACCGTCCTTCACGTAAGCCATCTGGCCCGGCGAATCCAGACCCAAGGGCCGGGCGTGCCCCTCGCCCTTGACCACGCCCAGGGTAGCAGCGGGCGCTCCGCCGTAACCGGATATGAGGCGCGACTTGAACTTCATGGTGGCCGAGGTCAAGACCGCGTTGACCCAGGCCGTGGAGCCCACCCCGGAGTTCGGAATCAGCACCTCGTCCGCCTGTTGAAAGTCCTTGAGCTTACGGAACGGGTACTGCTTGCCCACGGCCCACACGTACGGTGCCGCGGAAATGCGGCCGACCCAACTGAACTCCCGCAGGCGGTATTGGGTTTCACGGAACAACTGGCTGATGACCGCGCCGGGAAGGTTGACGATGCCGATGGTGTAGCCGTCCGGCTTGGCCGCCGACAGCAGGTTCCACGAAATCACCCCGCCCGCTCCAGGGACGTTCCGGACGATGATGTTGACCCCGAGCTTCTTCCTCATGACCCTGGCGACCGCCCGGCTGTGGAGGTCGAACCCGCCGCCCGGTAGAGCATTGATCAGCCAAGTGATCGTCTTCTTGGGATACTCATCGGCCGCCGCCATCGAACCCTGCGCAGTGGCCACAACGAGAAACGCCGCCGCGAAAACGGCCAAACAGTATCGGCGCATCATGTAACCTCCTTACAATTGGTGAATGTGCTGGAAAATCGCCAGCTTCCCCGATTTTGGAAGCCCGCGACGCTAGCATACGGCCGCGTGACGTGTCAACGGCGATCGGTCGGTCTGCCTTGGTTTGACATTCCCGGCGTTTACTGGTGCTGTATCAAGAACAGCCCCGCGCCGGGAAAGCGACCCGGGGAGGACGGCTCCAGCCCTTCGGAGAACGGTTTGCCACCATCGGCCAACATTGCCAGCCAACCCGCGGACCGATCCGAGGCGAAACCGGTCGCCCGCCACGTCTCGACCACCCGCTGGCTGGTCTACAGCGTGTGGGCGGGACTGTGGCGCTTGCTCGTACAGATCATGCGGGTGACGCCGCCGCACCGTTTCATGCGCCTGTTCGCTCCAGTGCTCAGGTGTTTGACCCTGTGCGCGGTCTCGCGCCGGCGCATCGTGGCCCTGATGGACGCGGCCTTCGGCGACGCCTACACCCTGGCGGCCAAACGCGGTCTGGCGCGGGGCGTGCAGCAGCGAATCGCGGAGAACGTCCTCGATTGCCTCGTGCAGATGGGCTACCCCGAGCGGCTGCGCGGCGTCCTCGACGTGCAGGGCCAGGAACACCTGGAAGCAGCCCTCGCCAAGGGGCGCGGCGCCATCGCGTTGAGTTTCCATCTGGGCAACTTCGTGCTCCTCACCGCCGCCATGGGAGTGGCCGGGTATCCGGTCCACATCCTCCTGCGCGTCCTCGACGACGAAAGGCTATGGAATCTGGTGCTGCACCACAGCCGCTCGTTTTTCACCGAACTCATCCCGTCCTTTCCACGCCGCGAGGCGGTCAAGCGTCTCCTGGGCGTGCTGCGGGACAACGGCACCGTCGTGATGCTGGCGGACAACCTCAAGCGCGGCGAGCTGGAAACCACCCTGTTCGGCCAGCCCGTGCGCACGGCCCGAGGCGTCGTGAGCCTTGCGCTGCGCACGCGCGCCCCGGTGTTGCCGGTCTTCCTCGTACGCAGCTATTCCGGGAGACTGCGGCTGGTCATCGAACCGGAAATGGAAATGGAACGGACCGGAGATCTGAGCGCCGACCTCGCCGCCAACACCGGCCGCATCATGCGGCTTCTGGAGGATCTCGTCCGACGCTACCCGGACCAGTGGTACTGGCTCACGGCGAAACTGCCGCGGCGCAGCCGGCCGCGGGCGCCGAAGGACGTTGCCTGACCCCACGGCGCAATGATAGATTCACACTAGTGTCCTGTCCGGCTAATTCGCAGCATGATCTGCGGAGGAGTTTTCGTTGTCGGCAAGGCGCCATGACGAGCAGTGGCGGGCACACAGAAAAGGAGTAATACATGCAAGGCGGATCCGAGGGCCCTTGGGGCCGGCGGCGGCAGAGCGGACCTGACTGGGAAGACCTGCTGTCACGGCTGCCGAACTTGCCCGGCTTCCTGAAGTCGGGAGTGCCCTTCCTTATCGCGGCGGCCATTGCCGTCATCTGGCTGGCCAGCGGCGTCTACACCATTCAGCCCGGCGAGGAAGGAGTGGTGACTCGCTTCGGCAAGGTGACGCGCATCGCCACCGCCGGTCTGAACTACCACATCCCTTGGCCCATCGAGGAGTTGCGCAAAGTCAACGTGGCGGAGATCCGCCGCCTCGAGGTGGGCTTTCGCAGCAACGCGGTACGCCCCAACCTGGTGCGTCTCATCCCGGCCGAATCCTTGATGCTGACGGGCGACGAGAACATCGTCAGCGCGCAGCTCACCGTCCAGTACCGCATCAAGGAACCCGAGAAGTTCCTGTTCAACCTGCGGGATCCGGTGGACACGCTGCAGGCGGCCACCGAGGTGGCGCTGCGCAGCCGCGTGGGCAACACCACCATCGAAGAGGTCCTGACGGTGGGCCGTGACCGGGTGCAGACCGAGACGCAGGTATTCCTGCAAGAGCTGATGGACACCTACCAGTCCGGCGTTCAGATCACCGAGGTCAAGCTCCAGACCGTCGAGGCCCCGCGCGAGGTCAAGGACGCCTTCGACGAAGTGGTGCGGGCGCGCGAGGACCGAGAGAAGCTCATCAACCAGGCCCGTGGCTACCGCGAGGACCTCATCCCCAAGGCCCGAGGCGAAGTCCAGGAAATCCTCCAGGCGGCCGAGGCCTACAAGCAGGAGCGGACGCTGAAGGCCACGGGTGACGGAGCGCGCTTCACCTCGGTGCTAACCGAGTATCGCAAGGCCCCCCAGGTGACCCGTGAACGCATGTACCTGGAGGCCATCGAGCGCGTGCTCCCCAACGTCGACAAGATCATCCTGGACGCCCAGGGGGCCAAGAACGTCGTGCCCCTGTTGCCCCTCAGGGGCATGCCGGGCTTTCCCGGAACGGGAGGCAACCAATGAACCGGTCCTACATCACCGGCATCCTCGTCGGCGCGGTCGTGGTCGTGCTGCTGTTCCCGCCCGTGCGCCCGTTCTTCGTGGTGGGCGAGTGGGAGCAGTCCATCATCACCCAGTTCGGAAAGTTCAAGCGTGCGGTGCGGGAGCCCGGGCTTCACTGGAAGACCCCGCTGGTGGAAGACGTCACCATGTACGAACGGCGCATCCTGGCCAGCGACGCGCAGCCCAGGGACTACCTGACCCTGGACAAGAAACGCGTGGTGGTGGACCACGTGACGCGGTGGCGGATCAGCGATCCTTTCCAGTTCTTCAAGACCGCCCTGACCGAGCAACGGGGACGGTTGCTGCTGGACGACATCGTGTTCTCCGAGTTGCGGCAGGAGCTGGCGTCGCGAAACTTCGCCGACATCATCGCGGGCCAGCGGGAAGCCGCCATGGAGGCGGTGGCCGAACGCTCCGCCGAGAAGGCCAAGAGTGAATATGGCGTCACCGTGGTGGACGTCCGGGTGAAACGAGCGGACCTCCCCTCGGAGGTCCAACAGAGCGTGTTCGAGCGCATGCGCGCGGAGCGCGAGCGCATCGCCAAGCGCTACCGCTCCGAGGGCGAGGAGGAGGCCAAGAAGATCCGCGCCCAGACCGACAAGGAAAAGACCATCCTGCTGGCGGAAGCCTACCGGGAGAGCCAGACGCTTCGCGGCGAGGGCGACGGCACCGCCACGGCCATCTACGCCGATTCCTACGGACAGGACCCCGAGTTCTACAGCTTCACCCGGAGCCTGGAAGCCTACGAGAAGTTCCTGCCGGAGAAGAGCACGGCCATCCTGTCCCAGGATTCGCAGCTCTTTCGGCACCTGGTGAGCGCGCAGCTCGGCGCGTTGCCGGCGCCGACGTCTGCCGCGCCCGCCCCGGACGCCGGCATGAAGGCCACGGAAGCAACAGCCACGGACGCCGAGGCTATGAAGGCCGGGGCCATGGAGGCCGGGGCTATGGAGGCCAAGCCCTAACACCCCGCTCATGCCAAGAGCGAACAGCAGCTCACGCAGTGGCTGACCGGCCGTCCCCGCGGCCGCCCAGTATCCGGCGAACACGGCAAGCCCGCCGATCCTCGGGGTGAGCGTCTGGTGAAATTTTGCTATTGTCCGCCCGTCATCAATAACAGCGAGGAAGCGGATGAAGCGGCAAGGGATCACACAGGATCTCCACGCCCGCGGCCCGCGACCGGCGACGGTGCGCGGCAACGACTGGCGCCAAGTGGATCTGCCGGACGCCGGGACCTTCAGGCCCACCCTTCCGATCAGCGTCATCGTCCCCTGTTACGAAGCGCCCGAGGTCCTGGCGCTGACCCTGGCCGGGCTCGAAGGGCAGAGCTACCCCAGGGACCTCGTCGAAGTCGTCATCGTCGACGACGGCTCGCGCACGCCACTGGCGCCGCCGGCGTCAACACCCCTCGACGTCAAGGTGGTGCGTCAGGAGAGACGCGGTTTCGGGCTCGCGCGGGCCCGGAACACCGGCGCACGCGTCGCGGCGCACGACGTCCTCGTGTTTCTCGATGCCGACGTGATCGCGGAAGCGGGGCTGCTCGCGGCCCATGCGCGCTGGCACCACGCCGTCTCCGACGCGCTGACGCTCGGCTTCTGCGCGTACGTGTCGGCAGCGGGCATCGACGCGGAGACGATCCGTCACCGGCCCGGGTCGCTCCGAGACCTGTTCGCGGACCGGCCCTTCGACCCGCCCTGGTCGGAGCGCCACATGGCCCGCACCGGCGACCTGACCTCGAAACACGACGACCTGTTCCGGGCGGTGATCGGCAACAACTTCGGCATCGGCAAGGCCTTCTACCACGAGGTGGGCGGCTGCGACGAATCCTTCACCCGCTACGGAGGGGAGGACACCGAGTTCGGCTACCGGGTACAAACCAGGGGCGGGCTGCTGGTGCCGGTGCGCGAGGCCTTCGCCTGGCACCAGGGACGCTGGGCGGAGAACCGGGAGAGAAAGGACCGGGACCAAGACCTCCAGGGCGCGAAGATCGCCCATCTGATCGCGAATCCCGGCTTTCGCCACGTCTCGCCGGGCCGGACCTTCGCGGTGCCCGGGCACGTGGTCACGGTCGAAGCCGGGGAGTCGCCGGCCGGCCGCGTGATCGAGGTCGCCGAGGCGCTGCTCGCCGATCCGGCCGGCGACCTGGTGGTCCGGATCGAGATGCCGCCGGGCCGGAGCCACGAAGATCTCGCCCGGCTCGAAGAGCACTTCGGACCGGACCCGCGGGTATGCGTCGCACCCGAGCGCACGGCTCTCGATGAATTCCCGAACTCGCCGTTGCACGTCACCGTCCCCGCCGCCGCGGTCTTCCGCGGCGGCCTGGTCCAGGCACTGTGCGTTGCACTCGGCGACGCGGTGACCGCAACCGCCCTCCTGAAGGACGGCGCGCGCGTGTCCATCGCCCGGGCGTGGGCCCTCCATCGCGCCCGGCGCACGGGCCGGGCCGCGGCGGACTACGGTGACGCACGGACCGTGAAGGCGACCGCGCTGGAGCCGGGCTTGGCCCGCGCCCTCCGCATCGGCCGCCGGGGTATGCTTCCGTGGAAGCGC
Coding sequences within it:
- a CDS encoding tripartite tricarboxylate transporter substrate binding protein, whose product is MMRRYCLAVFAAAFLVVATAQGSMAAADEYPKKTITWLINALPGGGFDLHSRAVARVMRKKLGVNIIVRNVPGAGGVISWNLLSAAKPDGYTIGIVNLPGAVISQLFRETQYRLREFSWVGRISAAPYVWAVGKQYPFRKLKDFQQADEVLIPNSGVGSTAWVNAVLTSATMKFKSRLISGYGGAPAATLGVVKGEGHARPLGLDSPGQMAYVKDGSLVPTWVYLKKRDPNYPDVPTVGEIGFPQLSVLAANRVVAAPPKMPKDRMAVLIKAFRAALEDPETEKAFKSMKAKTAPIYGDKWLPEMETMFELIQANAEIFKKALK
- a CDS encoding lysophospholipid acyltransferase family protein, with amino-acid sequence MPPSANIASQPADRSEAKPVARHVSTTRWLVYSVWAGLWRLLVQIMRVTPPHRFMRLFAPVLRCLTLCAVSRRRIVALMDAAFGDAYTLAAKRGLARGVQQRIAENVLDCLVQMGYPERLRGVLDVQGQEHLEAALAKGRGAIALSFHLGNFVLLTAAMGVAGYPVHILLRVLDDERLWNLVLHHSRSFFTELIPSFPRREAVKRLLGVLRDNGTVVMLADNLKRGELETTLFGQPVRTARGVVSLALRTRAPVLPVFLVRSYSGRLRLVIEPEMEMERTGDLSADLAANTGRIMRLLEDLVRRYPDQWYWLTAKLPRRSRPRAPKDVA
- the hflK gene encoding FtsH protease activity modulator HflK — translated: MQGGSEGPWGRRRQSGPDWEDLLSRLPNLPGFLKSGVPFLIAAAIAVIWLASGVYTIQPGEEGVVTRFGKVTRIATAGLNYHIPWPIEELRKVNVAEIRRLEVGFRSNAVRPNLVRLIPAESLMLTGDENIVSAQLTVQYRIKEPEKFLFNLRDPVDTLQAATEVALRSRVGNTTIEEVLTVGRDRVQTETQVFLQELMDTYQSGVQITEVKLQTVEAPREVKDAFDEVVRAREDREKLINQARGYREDLIPKARGEVQEILQAAEAYKQERTLKATGDGARFTSVLTEYRKAPQVTRERMYLEAIERVLPNVDKIILDAQGAKNVVPLLPLRGMPGFPGTGGNQ
- the hflC gene encoding protease modulator HflC, whose amino-acid sequence is MNRSYITGILVGAVVVVLLFPPVRPFFVVGEWEQSIITQFGKFKRAVREPGLHWKTPLVEDVTMYERRILASDAQPRDYLTLDKKRVVVDHVTRWRISDPFQFFKTALTEQRGRLLLDDIVFSELRQELASRNFADIIAGQREAAMEAVAERSAEKAKSEYGVTVVDVRVKRADLPSEVQQSVFERMRAERERIAKRYRSEGEEEAKKIRAQTDKEKTILLAEAYRESQTLRGEGDGTATAIYADSYGQDPEFYSFTRSLEAYEKFLPEKSTAILSQDSQLFRHLVSAQLGALPAPTSAAPAPDAGMKATEATATDAEAMKAGAMEAGAMEAKP